AAAAGACTTGGAAGTTTTGACCGCTGCCGCGCGCATCCTCGAGCGCGGTTCCGGCAACTCTCAGTTCGAAGCTCCCCCACCGCCCGGACCGGCCTCTGTTCGTGGCATCCCGCAGGAGAGCATCAAGAAAGCTTTCCCCTAAACTGAGTCCGCCAGGCTTCGCTCGTTGGCTGACCGTGTGAGGCTCGGCATTTCCAGGTTCACACATCTTTCGGTTGAGTTGTTCTTATGAGTTCCAAACCAATCCGTCACCCGAGCGCTGGCTCCCTCTCCGAACCGCCGGCGCCCAAGAAACCTGCTGCCTCCGTAAGGGAAGTTCCTCGCGGCGACTTCGTCTCCATTCAAAGTCCCGCTGTCCTCTCCGACAAGTTGGAAGAGATCGCTAACCTCGCGAACGAAGCCACCTCTGCCGACGGGGTTGCAGTCGCTCTGCGCGAAGGCGACGAATTTCTCTGCCGAGCCTCTCTCGGCTTTGCCCCCGAAGTAGGTGTAGTGGTTCAACCCGGCCAAGGCGTTTGCGGTCAGTGTCTCGCTGAGTCCCGGCTTGTCCTCTCGCAAGATCTTCCCGGGGAAGTGAAGTCCGCTCTTGCCGCCCCTATTGTTATTAAAGGCCAGATTCACGGATTGATCGCAGCCTTCTCGTTCCGCCGCGGAGCCTTTGCGGCGTCTCACTCCGACCTCCTCTGCTGTCTCGCGTCCGACATTGCCCAGGGTATAGACTCGCTCGACTCGATCCACCTGGTGCCGCCGGAACCTTTCGAATTCACCCCAGTGTCCGAGCCCGAACTCCAACCGGCGTCTCGCGAGCAGCGCCTCGCCGTCATCGAAGCCGTCACCTCTCCTGATTCGGCATTGCCTTCTACTGCCGGGCCAAGGAGTCAGTCCGCGACCGAACTTGCAAGCCCATCAACTTCTCCCTTGAGACATCCCGAGTTTCACTTTGCCGGCTATGACGA
This is a stretch of genomic DNA from Terriglobia bacterium. It encodes these proteins:
- a CDS encoding GAF domain-containing protein; this translates as MSSKPIRHPSAGSLSEPPAPKKPAASVREVPRGDFVSIQSPAVLSDKLEEIANLANEATSADGVAVALREGDEFLCRASLGFAPEVGVVVQPGQGVCGQCLAESRLVLSQDLPGEVKSALAAPIVIKGQIHGLIAAFSFRRGAFAASHSDLLCCLASDIAQGIDSLDSIHLVPPEPFEFTPVSEPELQPASREQRLAVIEAVTSPDSALPSTAGPRSQSATELASPSTSPLRHPEFHFAGYDDAAEADVYDFDGNATLHRPFRNHWDIVVILAAVLIAALTFGIWLRHRQNEPYRPKAGQITNHASPQFTVARSAYPNTPEDSSFVKFQ